The following proteins are encoded in a genomic region of Nycticebus coucang isolate mNycCou1 chromosome 19, mNycCou1.pri, whole genome shotgun sequence:
- the LOC128572004 gene encoding RING finger and SPRY domain-containing protein 1-like, whose protein sequence is MIVFGWAVFLASRSLGQGLLLTLEEHIAHFLGTRGATTIMGNSCICRDDSGAEDSVDTQQQQAENSVLPTADTRSQPRDPVRPPRRGRGPHEPRRKKQNVDGLVLDTLAVIRTLVDNDQEPPYSMITLHEMAETDEGWLDVVQSLIRVIPLEDPLGPAVITLLLDECPLPTKDALQKLTEILNLNGEVACQDAGHPAKHRNTSAVLGCLAEKLAGPASIGLLSPGILEYLLQCLKLQSHPTVMLFALIALEKFAQTSENKLTISESSISDRLVTLESWADDPDYLKRQVGFCAQWSLDNLFLKEGRQLTYEKVDLNGITAMLNSNDVSEYLKISPHGLEARCDASSFESVRCTFCVDAGVWYYEVTVVTSGVMQIGWATRDSKFLNHEGYGIGDDEYSCAYDGCRQLIWYNARSRPHQHPCWKEGDTVGFLLDLNEKQMIFFLNGNRLPPEKQVFSSTVSGFFAAASFMSYQQCEFNFGAKPFKYPPSMKFSTFNDYAFLTAEEKIILPRHRRLALLKQVSIRENCCSLCCDEVADTQLKPCGHSDLCMDCALQLETCPLCRKEIVSIVRQISHIS, encoded by the coding sequence ATGATTGTCTTTGGTTGGGCCGTGTTCTTAGCAAGCAGAAGCCTTGGCCAGGGTCTGCTGTTGACTCTCGAGGAGCACATAGCCCACTTCCTGGGGACTAGAGGTGCCACTACTATCATGGGTAATTCGTGTATCTGCCGAGATGACAGTGGAGCAGAAGACAGTGTTGACACCCAGCAGCAACAGGCTGAGAACAGTGTACTACCCACTGCTGACACAAGAAGCCAACCCCGGGACCCTGTTCGGCCACCAAGAAGGGGCCGAGGACCACATGAGccaaggagaaagaaacaaaatgtggaTGGGCTAGTGCTGGACACACTGGCAGTAATACGAACTCTTGTAGATAATGATCAGGAACCTCCGTATTCAATGATTACATTACACGAAATGGCAGAAACAGATGAAGGATGGTTGGACGTTGTCCAGTCTTTAATTAGAGTTATTCCATTGGAAGATCCATTGGGACCAGCTGTTATAACCTTGTTACTAGATGAATGTCCATTGCCCACTAAAGATGCACTCCAGAAATTGACTGAAATTCTCAATTTAAATGGAGAAGTAGCTTGCCAGGATGCAGGCCATCCTGCCAAACACAGGAACACATCTGCAGTCCTAGGCTGTTTGGCGGAAAAACTAGCAGGTCCTGCAAGCATAGGTTTACTTAGCCCAGGAATACTGGAATATTTGCTACAGTGTCTGAAGTTACAGTCCCATCCCACAGTCATGCTTTTTGCACTTATCGCGCTGGAAAAGTTTGCACAGACAAGTGAAAATAAATTGACTATATCTGAATCCAGTATTAGTGACCGGCTTGTCACATTGGAGTCCTGGGCTGATGATCCTGATTATCTGAAACGTCAAGTTGGTTTCTGTGCCCAATGGAGCTTAGataatctctttttaaaagaaggtaGACAGCTGACATATGAGAAAGTGGACTTGAATGGCATTACGGCCATGCTCAATAGCAATGATGTCAGCGAGTACCTAAAGATTTCGCCTCACGGCTTGGAGGCTCGCTGTGATGCCTCCTCTTTTGAAAGCGTGCGTTGTACCTTCTGTGTGGATGCCGGTGTGTGGTACTATGAAGTAACAGTGGTCACTTCTGGTGTCATGCAGATTGGCTGGGCCACTCGAGACAGCAAATTTCTCAATCATGAAGGCTATGGCATTGGGGATGATGAATACTCCTGTGCATATGATGGCTGCCGGCAGCTAATATGGTACAACGCCAGAAGTAGACCTCACCAACACCCATGCTGGAAAGAAGGAGACACAGTAGGGTTTCTGTTAGACTTGAATGAAAAGCAAATGATCTTCTTTTTAAATGGCAACCGGCTGCCTCCTGAGAAGCAAGTCTTTTCATCTACTGTATCTGGATTTTTTGCTGCAGCTAGTTTCATGTCATATCAGCAATGTGAATTCAATTTTGGAGCAAAACCATTCAAATACCCACCGTCTATGAAATTTAGCACTTTTAATGACTATGCCTTCCTAACAgctgaagaaaaaattattttaccaaggcaCAGGCGTCTTGCTCTGTTGAAGCAAGTGAGTATCCGAGAAAACTGCTGCTCCCTTTGTTGCGATGAGGTGGCAGACACACAACTGAAGCCATGTGGACACAGTGACCTGTGCATGGATTGTGCCTTGCAGCTGGAGACCTGCCCATTGTGTCGTAAAGAAATAGTGTCTATAGTCAGACAGATTTCTCATATTTCATGA